The following is a genomic window from Oncorhynchus kisutch isolate 150728-3 linkage group LG6, Okis_V2, whole genome shotgun sequence.
AGGGCCTGCAGATGATGTATCATAATTTGATCCAGATTTACACAgcagaaaaataatcctgcaacagcagaaaaataatcatgcagcaacatgatgtgtgaattattatgtggattaaagTCTGAATTgtaaaagtggaaattacaaactttagaagcctttttaaaatctcgaatacactacaagtttgcatttcctactGTGCAGGAAAAATGCTACAACAGCAGGATGAACAAATTAAGAACTGGCATCTTTAGCTTTGCTATCATATCCACTATAATTAGCATAATAGTGAAATATTTCGTTTTTACAAACACCTTAAAAACTCTAGgagaaaataaacacacacacacacgaatgcagAGTGGAATTGAATGTGTTTGGATCCTTGAAACATACTCATGATGAGGGAGAGTGactgttgtttttcttttttcagCTGCAGTATGCCCGGAAATTACGGTTTCCATTTTTACCGTAAAGCGCATGGTCTCAGGGTTAAGAGCGCGGATATTCGGAGAGTGACggagggacagaggagaacggagagagacagaggagaaagggaataccagatgttttttttttctcaagaTCAAATAGATGATATTGCAATACATTTTGGGAAGTATATTTATTTTACAAACGGAAGTTGAGAGAGAACCTAACTATAAGTCATGGATATGAATAATAACATAACTATAATCATGTGCAGTAGCTTGTGTCCATCATTcacaaatgttattttttatgTTGTTTTCCATTGACCTACATTGGGATGGATATGTGAAACCAAACGGAATACTCGATATGTTCTATAATTcgatgtttttatatatattaaATGAAAAGCTTTGAACATGAAAAGCCGCATTTGTGGTGTAGATTTCTGTGTCTGTGCACGAGTTGTGTCCGCACTCGCGCCTGTTGGTGAAAAAGCGCACAACTTCGCTCTGTCCGGGATATTTATTAGAAGGGAGCGGATATCTAACTGGCGCTGCGCGGGGACATAACAGGGGGGCAGGGGAACGAGTGGAACTCAGTGTTTCGGTGTGGTTGGAAGGCTCTGGTCTGAGTAATGACGGGTCTCGGGATCTGGAGTACGTTCGGTCGGTTTGCGCGGCTTCCTTTTCTCGCACCATGCACGGTGCTGCTCTGCTTTCTGATTCCAGAATCTCTCTCCCACCCGCAGCCCTGTCAGATTCTCAAACGGATTGGACACACGGTGCGCGTCGGGGCTCTGCACCTACAGCCACGGCTCTTCAGTCACGATCCCACCTTCAGGGGCAAGAAAGAACCCCTTGTCCCCGCGGATGAATGGGACACGGACGGAGATTCGAGGGAGGCAGCGGAGAGACAGTTGGAAAAGATTACCAAAAGTGTTAATGACCACGGTTTACGCAGCCTAAGGACTAAAGGCACGGGGAACAACCAACAAAGGGACAGGGGGTCAAAAAGTAAAAATATGTACAAACAGGTGGAGAGCGGGAGTCGTGTGTTTATGCCAAGAGATTCTATCATATTAGCCATGGAGACGTTAAACCGCATGGTCGGTTTGTTACCATATAATCTCTCACTGGAGTTGGTGATGGCTGTGGAAGCGGGGCTCGGGGAATTACCCGCTTTCTCCTTCTCATCTTCCCCTACCCCTGTGTGTGAAGACCCCATGTCGTTTCTGCAAAGTGTTTGTCATACTGTTATAGTCCAAGGAGTTTCTGCTATGATGGCTTTCCCTCAGACCAGGGACGAGCTGGTGAAGTTGGAATTCATCGCGTCAGCGCTTCAAATTCCTGTCATCAGTGTTGTCCAGAACGAATTCAAACGGCAGAGTAAGGTAAGGCGACTCTCTCTGTACAAACACAATACACCTGTGCATAAACACGAGCGTCAATGTTGTCTTACCTATTGCTGGTGCATGAACGGAACAGAGCGCTTGGAAACTAGAACAACTAAGAGTTGAGGAAGGAATGCTGTGTGTGTTCAGCATCACGGGGACAGCGCAGCCCGCTGCTTTAGGGATTTACAACCTAAATGTTGATATGTTTCTTTCCATGTCCCTCCTGTGTAAGGTAATGAGCTAAATTCACAATCACACTCCATGAACAATCTGTCAACGAATATAACAATATCTGCCTAAACAAACAATATCTGCATAAACAAATAAGGAAATTGTCAGTCATTCATTCAAATTAGCATAAATGGGTAGGCTATATTATTAGAAGATTAAATTATATGCTATACCCACAATTGTAAATTCGACCTATGCATGTAGCTATCTCTCAGACGACAAATATCCTATAGAACATCCGCATAGCTCCACGTTGCGGCAGCAGCACATAGCACCACATCATCACATCTGGCGGCTATTGATTAAAACACTAATGAACATCAACCCTTCAACAGGTGCATTTATCTCCAAAAGTCAATATTCATTAAACAGATGACGTAATTTCCTGTAATGTCTGATAAGTTATAATGTTACATGTGGGTGTACATGTCAAAGTGAACAACCAATCATCTGGTAAATAATATGAATAAACCTTCCCCTCCTCATCAGATACATGCAcaaacgcacactcacacacacgcgcgcatgcacgcacaagcacacgcacagagagagagacctcaccTCGCTCCCCTTGTACCTCCCTCAGCATGAAATAACTAGAGACTAGAGAAGTATAAAATATGCCAAGTAGTCCTTTTGAGAGGTTGACTGTTGTAATACAAACCAATGCCAAATGAAATATACTTAGGCCTAAAGATGAATTCATGCTTGATTTGTAAATGCAAGCTTTCCATTCACAATGCATTAGAGACGGACTTCGGAGCGGGAAAACAAGGCGATTAAAAAGGGAGGAATATAGAGTGAGTAAAGGAAATTACATTTATTCAACTGTTAAAGACGAACATTGGAATTAAAAACTACTAATTTAGCGAAATTGATGATGAAACATCAGTGGGTGAAGATCACGTCACTGAGGAAAATATTGCCGTGGCAGAACAGCACGTTGCAGTGGTTGAGGACAAAACCGAGTGACAATCAGGAGCCTTTTGAGAAACTTAAAATGGCTGAAATTGTTGGAAACATTGGACAGTTTGATGGAAGTATTGAGCAGTGGCGCTCATACAGAACGGTCTGAACtgtgaatacatttgatttttatatatatatttatttatttttgctacgCAACCTGCTACAGTCAAGACAGAACAGATGATAATAAAACGTTTCACTTCGTAGTTTAGCCCAAATATTATTCTGTCTGTAAAGGTGTAAAGAACAGCGTTAAACTCACAGTGCTCTGGTAGTTAATACAGCAGCCAAGCATTGTCACTTGATTCTCCCTCTTCCTGATTTCTTCTCTTGAACCTAAACATTTTAGCAATGACTAGTGGTTTTGGTGAACTGTGTCCTTTCAGTATTTCCACAGTgcagtaaagtagagtacagtagaatagggctccaagtggcacagtggtaaagtcactgcatctcagggctagaggcatcactgcagaccccaggtttgattccaggctgtatcacatccggctgtgatttggagtcccataggagcgccgcacagttggcccagcgtcgtccaggattggccggtgtaggccgtcattgcaagtcagaatttgttcttaactgacttgcctagttaaataaaataataaaaaatggtgTGTCCATTGAACTGGACGAGGAAGTCACACTGAATATACTGACCTGCTGGGGGGGCAGCACGGCTACTATGTCACTTCCTTACTATAGGGTAAACCGGTGCGTTTGGAGATCGACAccagcattcagaaagtattcagtccctttttccacattttgttctaaCTTCATTCTATTTTTTTCTAAACTTAAAacaaaaacgtgtttttagacatttttgaaaatgtattaaaaataaaacattacataattacataattattcagaccctttgctatgagactcgaaaattgagtgcatcctgtttccattgatcatccgtgagatgtttctacaacttgactggaggccatctgtggtaaattcaattgattggacttgacttggaaaggcacacgcctgtctatataaggtcccacagctgacagtgcatgtcagaccaaaaaccaagccatgaggtcgaatgcacagaactggggaagggtaccaaaaaatgtctgcatcattgaaggtccccaagaacacagtggcctccatcattctaaaatggaagacatttggaaccacaaagactcttcctagagctggccgcccggccaaactgagaaatcaggggaaaagggccttggtcaaggaggtgaccaagaacacaatggtcactctgacagagctccacatttcctccgtggagatgggagaaccttccagaaggacacgccgccagacagaagacactcctcagtaaagcccacatgacagcccgcttgaactctttggcctgaatgccatcgATCCCGATCAAAACACCTCTGtggagaccagaaaatagctccccatccaacctgacagagcttgagaggatctacagagaaaaatgggagaaactccccaaatacaggtgtgcaaagcttgtagcgtcatacccaagaagactcgagcaGAGAGGAGCTGGAGCGGAGTGAGCTTTCTTTGCCCACTCCAATTTTGCTCAAGTAGCACTCAAGTAGTGCTCACTTCACGAGCTCAGGGCATGCTCTATTTGTGTGCTCCTAGAtccccttgctttagctactgtcatggagttcactaaatattttcaataaagaaactgataaaaaTGAATGAAGGACTTACAAAAGATGAGGActaagagcaagagagagagaattcggTGATGTAGTGTACACAACTAAAGAATCACTGTGGATATCTGAAAAGACACGTATCCTGGAAGCATGTGATGGTGTACTTACTGTGTGCACATGCTAACAAAAAGGAACgaggtaggtagctagctaagtgtGTCATCGTAGCAAAGTATTTATAGACCAAAAAAATCCTATCACTTAAAAGTTTAGTTCATTTTCGTTCTATCATTTATACAATAGGATATCATTGATTTTGGTCCAATAGGCCTGACATATTACCTCTTTCCTAGCCTGGCGAAAGTGGCCAAAAGGATGTTATCCCCAATGGTGATGCAAGCACAGAGAGGGTGTTCTTCACTGCTGGTTGGCTCTCCAGGGACCATCACATGGGCCTGAAGCCACAGATTCTGTTTCAAAAAATCTATTGACAACAAACTGAACAAAACAAATATGTATTCCATTTTTTGATGaatttgtatttaattctaagtCACAGCCTATATGTACAACTTATATATAgtataatgatttaatacatcAACAACACAAAATTAAATGATGAGCGCTTAATGTCCCTGCCAGCCAAGTGTATCACATTCACAAATGCTTCACAAGTTAACTATTTGTAAAGCTATAGCCTTCAAATAATCTAGATAATCtagcctaaataattcattttcTCTCTTAGTCTCCCTGTTTGTCTCCTGACCTATTtacagtgtttatatgctgtttaatatgacatgtagacTATTTGAAATGACGAGCGCTTCTTACAGTCACCTCTTCATGTTGGTTATGTAAATACTTTTCATTTAAATCATatggtttcaatacttcaaaactAAGTAGTAAcaaaaatagatgggtgttggttaaatcgAGATTTTGATGTTGCATTTTTTTCCCCCTGTAAGGAAGTTGAGTGCCGGAGCGTACCCCGTGAGCGTACCCCGTGAGCATACCCCGTGAGCGTACCCCGTGAGCATACCCCGACTTCCACTTCATCCAGCATATTAGACATTGTGTTAATTAAAGACTTCCACTTCATCCAGCATACAAGACATCGTGTTAATTAAGACTTCCACTTCATCCAGCAAACTAGACATTGTGTTAAAGACTTCCACTTCATCCAGCAAACTAGACATCATGTTAATTAAAGACTTCCACTTCATCCAGCATACTAGACATCGTGTTAATTAAAGACTTCCACTTCATCCAGCAAACTAGACATCGTATTAATTAAAGACTTCCACTTCATCCAGCAAACTAGACATCGTGTTAATTAAAGACTTCCACTTCATCCAGCATATTAGACATCGTGTTAATTAAAGACTTCCACTTCATCCAGCATACTAGACATCATGTTAAAGACTTCCACTTCATCCAGCAAACTAGACATCGTGTTAAAGACTTCCACTTCATCAAGGAAACTAGACATCATGTTAAAGACTTCCACTTCATCCAGCATACTAGACATCATGTTAAAGACTTCCACTTCAGCCAGCATACTAGACATCATGTTAAAGACTTCCACTTCATCCAGCATACTAGACATCGTGTTAATTAAAGACTTCCACTTCAGCCAGCATACTAGACATCATGTTAAAGACTTCCACTTCAGCCAGCATACTAGACATCGTGTTAAAGACTTCCACTTCATCCAGCATACTAGACATCGTGTTAATTAAAGACTTCCACTTCATCCAGCATACTAGACATCGTGTTAAAGACTTCCACTTCATCCAGCATACTAGACATCGTGTTAATTAAAGACTTCCACTTCATCCAGCATATTAGACATCATGTTAAAGACTTCCACTTCATCCAGCATACTAGACATCATGTTAAAGACTTCCACTTCAGCCAGCATACTAGACATCGTGTTAAAGACTTCCACTTCATCCAGCATACTAGACATCGTGTTAAAGGCTTACACAGGTGAATCTGTCACCGTGAAAGAGGCATCACTGATGTCACAGTTCAGTTAAACGGACAAACTGAAAAAGCTGACACTATACATCGTGAAAGGAGACTATCCATCACTACTGTGGCATTCGTGGCTGGAGACAATCACACTGGGCTGGCCATCGTTGCATACAACATCACATGGAGACTATCCATCACTACTGTGGCATTCGTGGCCGGAGACAATCACACTGGGCTGGCCATCGTTGCATACAACATCACATGGAGACTATCCATCACTACTGTGGCATTCGTGGCCGGAGACAATCACACTGGGCTGGCCATCGTTGCATAGAACATCACATGGAGACTATCCATCACTACTGTGGCATTCGTGGCCGGAGACAATCACACTGGGCTGGCCATCGTTGCATACAACATCACATGGAGACTATCCATCACTACTGTGGCATTCGTGGCCGGAGACAATCACACTGGGCTGGCCATCGTTGCATAGAACATCACATGGAGACTATCCATCACTACTGTGGCATTCGTGGCCGGAGACAATCACACTGGGCTGGCCATCGTTGCATAGAACATCACATGGAGACTAAGGCTGTAACCGTCATCTTAAAGAAACATGGAGGATTATTTATTGGAGAGCATGAAAGACATTTCAGTGAAGCTTAGCATTAAGCCTGACAGCAAACTAACATTTCTGAAAGGACAAAGGTACCTTATGCTATCAGACCAAAAGTTGAGGCTGACTTGGACGCTTTAGTCAAGAACAAAGTACTGGGAGCCAGTTAGCTTGAGTGGATGGGCTACACCCATCGTACCAGTCCTTAAGAAGGATGGTAGAATCGGGATACGGGGAGACTAACACACATCGACAACCTTGTTGCGAGCTcatctgtgggggggggggtttagcaAAATCGAACTCTGTCTAATTGCAGATGCACGTGGATGAAGCAAGGGGCTCTTCAGGTACTGGCATCTACTGTTTAGAATCACAAGTGCACCATCACTGTTCCAAAGGGCAGATCTTGAGTGGAGGAATACTTGGATGACATCCTCGTTACTGGGAAAGATGAAGAGGACCATCTCCAGAACTTGCATGAAACTTTACAGCGATTGACGGACTGTGAGTTCGCAAGGACAAATTCTTCCATTCTTCCTATCATCAGTTGAATACCTTGGACACATCATCGAcgaccatattaacaatgtacagggatactggagtgatggaggtagatgtgaCCATCAC
Proteins encoded in this region:
- the LOC116374283 gene encoding glutamate receptor ionotropic, NMDA 3A-like, which encodes MTGLGIWSTFGRFARLPFLAPCTVLLCFLIPESLSHPQPCQILKRIGHTVRVGALHLQPRLFSHDPTFRGKKEPLVPADEWDTDGDSREAAERQLEKITKSVNDHGLRSLRTKGTGNNQQRDRGSKSKNMYKQVESGSRVFMPRDSIILAMETLNRMVGLLPYNLSLELVMAVEAGLGELPAFSFSSSPTPVCEDPMSFLQSVCHTVIVQGVSAMMAFPQTRDELVKLEFIASALQIPVISVVQNEFKRQSKAETQAETPAETQAETQAETQADTQAETQAETQAETQAETQAETQATCYVIATQENTSCSLAINNYYCVSIHIE